The Geotalea uraniireducens Rf4 genome window below encodes:
- the asd gene encoding aspartate-semialdehyde dehydrogenase gives MKVGLIGWRGMVGSVLLQRMQEENDFAGIEPVFFSTSQAGQPAPMNAGTLKDASDIAELKKLDVILTCQGGDYTKAIHPELRKTGWQGYWIDAASTLRMEPNAVIILDPVNRNVIDAALAKGQKDFIGGNCTVSLMLMALGGLFRAGLVEWITSMTYQAASGAGAPNMRELLSQMGVLHGSVAELLKNPSSAILDIDRQVTATLRSDALPTKEFGAPLAGNVLPWIDREVEDGQSREEWKGYAETNKILGTTTPIPVDGICVRVSAMRCHSQALTIKLNKDVPIADIENLIKNDNQWVKFVPNTKADSLANLTPAAVSGSLTVPIGRVRKMKMGPQYLSAFTCGDQLLWGAAEPLRRMLRVLLEK, from the coding sequence ATGAAAGTCGGACTTATCGGTTGGCGTGGCATGGTAGGCTCGGTTCTTCTTCAGCGCATGCAGGAGGAAAACGATTTTGCGGGCATTGAGCCGGTATTCTTCTCCACCTCCCAGGCGGGCCAGCCTGCCCCCATGAACGCCGGAACCCTCAAGGATGCTTCGGATATCGCGGAGCTCAAGAAGCTGGATGTGATTCTCACCTGCCAGGGGGGGGACTACACCAAGGCGATTCACCCCGAACTGCGCAAGACGGGCTGGCAGGGTTACTGGATCGACGCAGCCAGCACCCTGCGCATGGAGCCGAATGCGGTTATCATCCTCGACCCGGTCAATCGCAATGTCATCGATGCCGCCCTGGCCAAGGGTCAGAAGGACTTCATCGGCGGCAACTGTACCGTCAGCCTGATGCTGATGGCCCTTGGCGGACTGTTCCGTGCAGGGCTGGTGGAATGGATCACCTCCATGACCTACCAGGCGGCAAGCGGCGCCGGCGCACCCAACATGCGCGAACTGCTCAGTCAGATGGGAGTCCTGCACGGCTCGGTTGCAGAGCTGCTCAAGAACCCCTCGTCGGCGATCCTCGACATCGACCGGCAGGTCACCGCAACTCTGCGGAGCGACGCCTTGCCGACGAAGGAGTTCGGAGCCCCGTTGGCGGGGAACGTGCTCCCCTGGATCGACCGGGAGGTGGAGGATGGCCAGAGCCGCGAGGAGTGGAAGGGGTACGCCGAGACCAACAAGATCCTCGGTACGACAACGCCGATCCCGGTGGACGGCATCTGCGTCCGCGTCAGCGCAATGCGCTGCCACAGCCAGGCCCTGACCATCAAGTTGAACAAGGACGTGCCGATCGCCGACATCGAAAACCTGATCAAAAACGACAACCAGTGGGTCAAATTCGTTCCCAACACCAAGGCTGACTCCCTGGCCAACCTCACCCCGGCGGCAGTCTCCGGGTCCCTTACGGTGCCCATTGGCCGGGTGCGCAAGATGAAGATGGGGCCGCAGTACCTGTCGGCTTTCACCTGCGGCGACCAGCTCCTCTGGGGAGCGGCCGAACCTCTGCGCCGCATGCTGCGCGTCCTGCTGGAGAAGTAG
- the truA gene encoding tRNA pseudouridine(38-40) synthase TruA: MRQIKLIIEYDGTNYSGWQVQPNGITIQQLIEASLATMLGEPVKLHSSGRTDAGVHALGMVAAFKTGKLLPLRAFSDGLNALLPNDIAIRDAVEAPLSFNPRADAKSKHYRYTIYNAVRRSPLARLSSWHLRGALDIERMQAAASHFVGEHDFAAFRASNCAAKTTVRRLFSVSVAKDGESVIIDVHGSGFLKNMVRIIAGTLAEVGQGKKNPDAVPGLLVSGDRAASGITAPPQGLCLVEVFY; this comes from the coding sequence ATGCGCCAGATAAAGCTGATAATAGAATACGACGGCACCAATTATTCCGGCTGGCAGGTCCAGCCGAACGGCATCACCATCCAGCAACTGATTGAAGCGTCACTGGCAACGATGCTCGGCGAACCGGTCAAGCTTCATTCATCCGGCAGGACCGATGCCGGTGTTCATGCGCTGGGAATGGTTGCTGCGTTTAAAACGGGGAAACTGCTGCCGTTGCGTGCCTTTTCCGACGGGCTCAATGCTTTGCTGCCGAACGATATAGCCATCAGGGATGCCGTTGAGGCCCCGCTTTCGTTCAATCCACGCGCTGACGCAAAGAGCAAGCATTACCGTTACACGATATATAACGCCGTTCGCCGCTCGCCACTGGCACGCCTCAGTTCGTGGCATCTGCGCGGGGCACTGGACATTGAGCGTATGCAGGCCGCGGCTTCCCATTTTGTCGGTGAGCATGATTTTGCCGCTTTCCGCGCCTCCAACTGCGCAGCCAAAACCACGGTGCGCCGTCTTTTCAGCGTATCTGTTGCGAAGGATGGGGAATCTGTCATTATTGATGTGCACGGATCGGGGTTTCTGAAAAATATGGTGAGGATCATCGCCGGTACGCTCGCAGAGGTAGGACAGGGGAAAAAAAATCCGGATGCGGTTCCCGGATTACTTGTTTCAGGCGACAGGGCCGCTTCAGGCATTACGGCGCCGCCGCAAGGGCTCTGTCTCGTGGAAGTTTTTTATTGA
- a CDS encoding aspartate-semialdehyde dehydrogenase: protein MSKLWNIAVVGATGAVGNQMIECLEERNFPVGKIKYLASARSAGEVMEFNGKPVLVEELTHDSFEGIDIALFSAGGDRSREFCPSAARAGAVCIDNSSAWRMDPDVPLVVPEVNPHAIARYTNKGIIANPNCSTIQMVVALKPLHDYAAIKRIVVSTYQAVSGTGKKAIDELRVQTGELLNGRPAKCDIYPHRIAFNCLPQIDSFEPNGYTKEEMKMVFETKKIMEAEIRTTATTVRVPVFYGHSESVNIETEKKITVAKAMELLKRAPGVDVVDDVANGVYPMPIDAAGQDLTLVGRIREDDSIENGLNLWVVADNIRKGAATNAVQIAEILIEKYLK, encoded by the coding sequence ATGAGCAAGCTATGGAATATAGCAGTAGTAGGGGCGACCGGCGCTGTCGGCAACCAGATGATTGAATGCCTGGAAGAGCGCAACTTTCCGGTCGGGAAAATAAAATATCTTGCAAGCGCCCGCAGCGCCGGGGAAGTGATGGAATTCAATGGGAAGCCGGTGCTGGTTGAAGAACTGACCCACGATTCCTTCGAGGGGATCGATATCGCTCTTTTTTCGGCGGGCGGCGACCGCTCCAGGGAGTTCTGCCCCTCTGCGGCCCGGGCGGGCGCTGTCTGCATCGACAACTCCAGCGCCTGGCGCATGGACCCGGATGTGCCGTTGGTGGTGCCTGAGGTGAACCCTCACGCCATCGCCCGGTACACCAATAAGGGGATCATTGCCAACCCCAACTGTTCCACCATCCAGATGGTGGTGGCACTGAAGCCTCTCCACGACTATGCCGCCATCAAGCGGATCGTGGTGTCCACCTACCAGGCGGTTTCCGGCACAGGAAAGAAGGCCATCGACGAACTGCGCGTCCAGACCGGCGAGCTGCTCAACGGCCGTCCTGCCAAGTGCGACATTTATCCGCACCGGATCGCCTTCAACTGTCTGCCGCAGATCGATTCCTTCGAACCCAACGGTTACACCAAGGAAGAGATGAAGATGGTCTTTGAGACGAAAAAGATCATGGAGGCGGAGATCAGGACCACCGCTACCACGGTGCGCGTGCCGGTCTTCTATGGCCATTCCGAGTCGGTGAACATCGAAACCGAGAAGAAGATCACCGTGGCCAAGGCTATGGAGCTGTTGAAGCGTGCGCCGGGAGTAGATGTGGTGGATGACGTGGCCAACGGCGTCTATCCGATGCCGATCGACGCTGCCGGCCAGGACCTGACCCTGGTGGGGCGGATTCGCGAGGACGACTCCATCGAGAACGGACTCAACCTCTGGGTGGTGGCGGACAACATCCGCAAGGGTGCCGCGACCAATGCGGTGCAGATCGCGGAGATACTGATCGAAAAGTATCTCAAATAA
- the leuB gene encoding 3-isopropylmalate dehydrogenase, which translates to MAKVFKVAVLPGDGIGPEVMAEALQVLDAVEKKYDVKFERTHANVGGAGIDNEGKALPETTVNICKAADAILFGSVGGPKWETLPPEEQPERGALLPLRKIFGLYANLRPAIIFPSLTGASSLKEEVIAGGFNILVIRELTGGIYFSQPKGIEGTGRERVGVDTMRYSVPEIERITHVAFQAARKRGKKVCSIDKANVLSSSVLWREIVTGIAKEYPDVELSHMYVDNAAMQLVKWPKQFDVILCENMFGDILSDEAAMLTGSLGMLPSASLAEGTFGMYEPSGGSAPDIAGQGIANPIAQILSAGMMLRFSFGMVEAADAIDNAVAKVLEQGYRTRDIYQQKDGEKLVNTKEIGAAIIANL; encoded by the coding sequence ATGGCAAAGGTTTTTAAAGTGGCGGTTCTGCCGGGAGACGGCATCGGGCCGGAGGTTATGGCTGAGGCGCTCCAGGTGCTGGACGCCGTGGAAAAGAAATACGACGTTAAATTCGAGCGGACCCATGCCAATGTCGGTGGCGCCGGGATCGACAACGAGGGGAAGGCCCTGCCCGAAACCACAGTGAATATCTGCAAGGCGGCCGATGCCATTCTGTTCGGCTCGGTGGGCGGCCCCAAGTGGGAAACCCTGCCGCCGGAGGAGCAGCCCGAGCGTGGCGCGCTCTTGCCCCTCAGGAAAATCTTCGGCCTCTACGCAAACTTAAGGCCGGCCATCATCTTCCCGTCGCTCACCGGCGCCTCGTCCCTGAAGGAGGAGGTCATCGCAGGCGGCTTCAACATCCTGGTCATCCGTGAACTGACCGGCGGCATCTACTTCTCCCAGCCGAAAGGTATCGAGGGAACGGGCCGCGAGCGGGTCGGCGTGGACACCATGCGTTACAGCGTGCCGGAAATCGAGCGGATCACCCACGTGGCCTTTCAGGCTGCCCGCAAGCGAGGCAAGAAGGTCTGTTCCATCGACAAGGCCAACGTGCTTTCCAGCTCGGTGCTCTGGCGTGAGATCGTGACCGGCATAGCGAAGGAGTACCCGGACGTGGAGCTGTCCCACATGTATGTGGACAACGCTGCCATGCAGCTGGTGAAATGGCCCAAGCAATTCGACGTCATCCTCTGCGAGAACATGTTCGGCGACATCCTCTCCGACGAGGCGGCCATGCTGACAGGCTCTCTGGGAATGCTCCCCAGCGCCTCGCTGGCAGAGGGGACCTTCGGCATGTACGAGCCGTCGGGCGGCAGCGCCCCCGATATCGCCGGACAGGGGATCGCCAATCCCATTGCCCAGATTCTTTCCGCTGGGATGATGCTCCGTTTCTCCTTCGGCATGGTCGAGGCGGCCGACGCCATCGACAACGCAGTGGCGAAGGTGCTTGAGCAGGGTTACCGCACCCGCGACATCTACCAGCAGAAGGACGGTGAGAAGCTGGTCAATACGAAAGAGATCGGCGCTGCGATCATCGCCAATCTATAG
- the msrA gene encoding peptide-methionine (S)-S-oxide reductase MsrA, which translates to MKKHRNTARIVLILLFACSLLAEAPCSAGQAVKGGLEKATFAGGCFWCMEAPFDRLEGVTSVTAGYTGGQKKNPTYEEVSAGGTGHAESVQIVYDPARIGYAKLLDVFWRNIDPTVRDRQFCDVGTQYRSAIFYHSPEQKNLAEESKRLLEKTKPFAAPIVTEIVPASEFYPAEDYHQHYYKKNPIRYKFYRQGCGRDRRLKELWGAAAGH; encoded by the coding sequence ATGAAAAAACATCGCAACACAGCCCGGATCGTCTTGATCTTGCTCTTTGCCTGTTCGTTGCTTGCTGAGGCGCCGTGCAGTGCCGGCCAGGCGGTGAAAGGTGGGCTGGAAAAGGCCACCTTTGCCGGCGGGTGCTTCTGGTGCATGGAGGCGCCGTTCGATAGGCTTGAGGGGGTGACTTCCGTCACCGCAGGTTACACCGGCGGGCAGAAGAAGAACCCTACCTACGAGGAAGTTTCCGCCGGCGGCACCGGCCACGCCGAGTCGGTGCAGATTGTCTACGACCCGGCAAGGATCGGCTACGCAAAGCTCCTCGACGTCTTCTGGCGCAACATCGACCCGACCGTCCGGGATCGCCAGTTCTGCGATGTGGGGACGCAGTACCGCTCGGCCATCTTCTATCATTCTCCCGAACAGAAAAATCTTGCCGAAGAGTCGAAACGGTTGCTGGAAAAGACGAAACCGTTCGCAGCGCCGATCGTAACCGAAATTGTGCCGGCTTCCGAGTTCTATCCCGCCGAAGATTACCACCAGCATTACTACAAGAAGAATCCGATCCGTTATAAGTTCTACCGTCAGGGGTGCGGCCGCGACCGAAGGCTGAAAGAGCTGTGGGGTGCTGCTGCAGGGCACTGA
- a CDS encoding MlaC/ttg2D family ABC transporter substrate-binding protein, translated as MNIRTIIMTTLLFCLCITGAKQALASVTNEVKSMVDEVVRIVSDKEMKKPQNEQKRRNALKKAISTIFDYGEMTQRSMGKHWKERSPAEKKELVQLFETLLENSYAGKIESYNQEKIVYLKENVESEYADVRSKVITAKRDEFSLDYRLMSKGGRWMVYDVVIEGVSLVSNYRTQFNNIIQRQGYGELVKKLRVKSEEIKAP; from the coding sequence ATGAACATCCGAACGATTATTATGACAACCCTGTTGTTCTGTTTGTGCATAACCGGGGCAAAGCAGGCGCTTGCCTCCGTCACCAACGAGGTGAAGAGCATGGTGGACGAGGTGGTGCGGATCGTTTCCGACAAGGAGATGAAAAAGCCGCAAAACGAACAGAAGCGGCGCAATGCGCTGAAGAAGGCGATCAGCACGATTTTCGATTATGGCGAGATGACGCAGCGCTCAATGGGGAAGCACTGGAAGGAGCGGAGCCCGGCGGAGAAGAAGGAGCTTGTCCAACTGTTCGAAACGCTTCTGGAGAACTCTTACGCCGGAAAGATCGAATCGTACAACCAGGAGAAGATCGTCTATCTGAAGGAAAACGTGGAGAGCGAGTATGCCGATGTGAGATCCAAGGTGATCACTGCCAAGCGCGACGAGTTTTCCCTCGACTACCGTCTCATGAGCAAAGGGGGACGGTGGATGGTTTATGATGTGGTTATCGAGGGGGTGAGCCTGGTCTCCAATTACCGGACCCAGTTCAATAACATCATTCAGCGTCAAGGGTACGGGGAGTTGGTAAAGAAGTTGCGGGTGAAAAGCGAGGAGATCAAGGCTCCATAG